Sequence from the Lysobacter capsici genome:
GAATCTTTAGCGCTCAGCATTCGAGCGACAGCCGGTCGCGGCCTGACAGGCGCTCGCGACCGCCGACGAAACTGGCGCCGAGGTAGGCACGGCCCACCACGGCATCGGGGATCAGCTCGCTCGCGCGGCTGCCGGCACCCAACTGTGTATCGAGCCCCAGCCGCGCTTCGCCGACGCGGTTGAAGGCCCAGTAGAAGCGCACGTCGAACACGGTGTGCGCGGGTTTTTCCAGTTCGACGATGCGCCGCGCCAAGCCCAGGCGTTGCTCCAGCGCATACGGATCGGCGATCACGCTGGCGACCGGCAGCAGCACCGAGAAGCGGTGCGCGGTGCGATGCATCGCCAGCAACTGGCGTTCGAACTGCAGCCAGTCGGTCTGCGCGGCGAAACTCGCCGGCAGCCGATCGGGCAGCGGCACCTGTTCGAAATCGGCCCAGGCGTTGGCGTGCGCGGCGCGCAGACGTTCGATCCGGCGATAGCGACGGGCGAGGAAGTCCTGCCATAGCTTGCGTTCGCGCGAACCGGCGCCGCGCGCGCAGTAGTCGCGCCAATCGTCGATCGCGGCCTGCACGGTCGGCGGCGAGGCAGGCAGCAAGATCTCGTCGAAGCCGGTCCAGGCGCTGGCGTGGGCGTGGTTCAAGGCGTCGATCTGGACATAGCGCGCTTGCAGGAACGATTGCCAGCGCGCGCGTTCGGCCGCGCCGACGGCGGGCACGAAGCCCAGTTCGGCGCTGGCGAAGTCGCGCCAGTCCTGCGCCGCATCGATGTCGTTTGGCGGCGCCAGCGAGAACGGCGTGATCTGCTCCAGCGGCGTGGCCGTGCGCTGTTGCCAAGCCGCGTAGCGGTCGGCGAGCCCAGCGTTGCCTTCGGCCGGCGTCCACAAACGTCCGCGCTGCACGCTGCGTGGACCGCTGTCTTGATCGAGACCGACCTGCGCGGGCGGCAGCGCCTGCGCGACCAGGGTCTCGACCAGGCGCGTCTGATACGACTCGACGATGCGGATGCGCCCGGCGCCTTCGTCCTGCGCGCGCGGGCCGTCGAACACGATCGGATCGAAGTCGCTTTCGAACGCCAGCGACAAGGCGATGCGCAAGCCGTGCACGGTGCCGCGCCAGCGGAAGAAATCCATCGCGTGCTGGACCAGCAGGCGATGCCGGCGCTCGTCCCAGGACGGATCCAGCGCCAGATCGAACCAGCCGGCCAGCCACGGCAACGCGTCCTGCGGGACGCTGCGCGCGTCGAACAGCGATTCGACATTGACGATGCGGTCCTCGATCTGGGTCAGGCTGCTTTCGCAATTGGCCAGCCAGCGTTCGAGGAAATCGCCGTTGTCCACGTCTTCGCGGTACACCGCGGGCAGGAAGCGTTGCGGGTAGGAGAAGCGCGGCGCCCACAGCCGCAGCGCGCGCAGGCGCGGCGCGGTGGTGCCGTTGCGGCTGCGCAGGGTCAGCCGCAGTTGCAGATAGCGGCCGCGCGCGTGTTGCAGCAACAGTTCCCAGGTGCCGCTGCCGGCTTCGCGACGGGTGACGCGCGCGGCTTCGCGACGCAGCCACGGCAGCTCCGGGCCGTCGCCGCGCAGGCGCGGCTGCGGTTCGCGTAGCCAGCCGCCGATCACCTGCGCATCGTCGGCCGGTTGCGATTGACCGTCGAACCAGCCACTGAGCTCATCGCCGGCGCGGCTTTCGATCTCGACTTCGCAATCGGGCGGCACGCTGCCGTCGAACAGCAGCTTGTCCCAGACTGTGCCGAGTTCGTCGCTGTCGAACACCGGCGTGACCAGCACCGCCTGTGCGGCAAAGCGCTGGCGATGCTGCTGCACCACCGGGGTCCAGCGCGGTTGCGCGCTGCCGCAGTCGTAGTGCGCCTTGCCGGCCACCGCGACCAGGGCGCGGCCGCCGTAGCGGCGCAGCGGATACAGTTCGGCCGGCGCGCGCAGGCTGAAGCGGCCGTCGCGGTCGATCACGTCGAAGGCATGCACCTGGTTGCCGATTTCGCTGGCGATGAACAAGCGCGCCTCTTCGCTCGCGCCGCCTTGCCCCAGGCCCGCGGCATACACCATGTCGTGGGCCAGCGCGGGCAGGGCGTCGAGCCATTGCGAAGCGTCCACGCCCCAACCCTCGCCGTCGCGCTGCAGGCGCACGACCTGCGAGCGCTGCTGGACGAGATCGCGATTGAGCACCATCACCCGGCCTTCGCCGTGCGACTGGATCGCGATCGGATCGAGCAGGGCGACCGCGGTCTTGGCCAGGTCCAGGCCACCGGGGAAGCGCTGCGCCGCCTGTTCGCGCGGCGGTCCGGACAGCGGCTGGAAGTCGTCGATCTGCGCCGGCGCGACGTCGATCATGGCGTGGCCGGCGTTGACCACGGCCAGCGTGCAGTCGAGTTCCCACAGCTGCCGATGCGCGCGGTCGAGCACCCAGGCGCCGCCGCCGTGACGCGCGCACATCG
This genomic interval carries:
- a CDS encoding phage tail protein, which encodes MNVNGARFQMLFGRDDWSRCRGSDAQPLALWWDALVSPMPLPPDDLPGWDETRSEISLQPQLIELPATSGELRLTLDARRGASADRNGNVYRIADDARSLLVTSSGSGNESAFWPAQPADCGAGRGELRLAFEIAHAPREPIAERYLALTTTQDDYLVVAFARGTLRGLMSFDLISGGPPLQTQWPDAVPFEPFAMCARHGGGAWVLDRAHRQLWELDCTLAVVNAGHAMIDVAPAQIDDFQPLSGPPREQAAQRFPGGLDLAKTAVALLDPIAIQSHGEGRVMVLNRDLVQQRSQVVRLQRDGEGWGVDASQWLDALPALAHDMVYAAGLGQGGASEEARLFIASEIGNQVHAFDVIDRDGRFSLRAPAELYPLRRYGGRALVAVAGKAHYDCGSAQPRWTPVVQQHRQRFAAQAVLVTPVFDSDELGTVWDKLLFDGSVPPDCEVEIESRAGDELSGWFDGQSQPADDAQVIGGWLREPQPRLRGDGPELPWLRREAARVTRREAGSGTWELLLQHARGRYLQLRLTLRSRNGTTAPRLRALRLWAPRFSYPQRFLPAVYREDVDNGDFLERWLANCESSLTQIEDRIVNVESLFDARSVPQDALPWLAGWFDLALDPSWDERRHRLLVQHAMDFFRWRGTVHGLRIALSLAFESDFDPIVFDGPRAQDEGAGRIRIVESYQTRLVETLVAQALPPAQVGLDQDSGPRSVQRGRLWTPAEGNAGLADRYAAWQQRTATPLEQITPFSLAPPNDIDAAQDWRDFASAELGFVPAVGAAERARWQSFLQARYVQIDALNHAHASAWTGFDEILLPASPPTVQAAIDDWRDYCARGAGSRERKLWQDFLARRYRRIERLRAAHANAWADFEQVPLPDRLPASFAAQTDWLQFERQLLAMHRTAHRFSVLLPVASVIADPYALEQRLGLARRIVELEKPAHTVFDVRFYWAFNRVGEARLGLDTQLGAGSRASELIPDAVVGRAYLGASFVGGRERLSGRDRLSLEC